Below is a genomic region from Vibrio nitrifigilis.
CCCGTAGGTTTGTTTGCACCAACCAGCCGTTTTGGTAACCCAGATGATTTCAAATATTTTGTCGATAAGTGTCACCAAGCCAATATCGGTGTTGTACTAGATTGGGTGCCTGCGCATTTCCCTTCAGACAGTCATGGGTTGGCGAATTTCGATGGTACACCTTTGTATCATGATCCTGACCCGCGGCGTGGATGGCATCAAGATTGGAACTCTTATATCTATGATATGGGTAAAGAGCATGTGCGTCGTTTCTTGGTGTCTAACGCTTTATATTGGTTTGAACAGTTCCATATTGACGGTATTCGAGTCGATGCGGTGGCTTCGTTGCTCTATTTAGATTACTCCCGCAGCCACGATCAATGGATTCCGAATATTGATGGCGGCCGGGAGAACTATGAAGCGATTGCGATGTTGAAATGGATGAATGAGGAAGTGTATAAGCATTTCCCTAATGCGATGACCATCGCCGAGGAATCGACCGCCTATCCAGGGGTTTCTAGTCCAACCTTTCTCGGCGGTTTGGGGTTTGGCTTTAAATGGAATATGGGTTGGATGCACGACAGCCTAGAATACATGAAAGAAGACCCTATTAATCGAAAATATCACCATAATACGATCACTTTCCCGCTGATTTATGCCTATAGCGAAAACTATATATTGTCGCTGTCTCATGATGAAGTCGTGTATGGAAAACAGTCGCTGATCTATAAAATGCCAGGCGATGAATGGCAACAAACCGCAAACTTACGCGCTTTCTTTGGGTATATGTATGGCCAACCGGGTAAAAAGCTAAACTTTATGGGGGCTGAATTTGGGCAAACCAGTGAATGGAATCATGACGATCAGTTGCAATGGTTCTTACTTGATTTTGCTCGCCATAAAGGCATTCACAAATTGATTCATGACCTGAACCACCTTTACCGTAATGAGCCTGCATTATACGAATTAGATAATGAACCGAAAGGATTTGAGTGGCGTTTAACGGATGCTGCAGATATCAGCGTACTCGCTCATGAGAGAATGAGTGAGCATGGCGAGCGGATTCTGGTGATAACTAATTTTACTCCAGTTCCTCACGAAAACTTTCGCTTGGGAATGCCATGTGCGGGCAGTTATCAACTCATCCTAAATACTGATGATCGCCGTTATGATGGCAGTGATTTTATGGTGCGTTCGCAAGTACAAACCGAAAAAATAGACAGTGAAGGTTTACCCCAATCCTTAAATTTACGCTTACCGCCCCTGGCTACGGTGTACTACAAATTCTTACGTTAGTTCTTGTTAATTGTCTTGCTTTGTTTTGCCCAATTTACACTGTGAATTGGGCTTTTTTGTCGGTAAGTTTTGCTAGTATAAATCTGATCTGAAGCAGGATCACAGTTTCAAAAAGCGTCGTTTGTACGAAGTTTGCCCAGCAAGCAAGATCTTGCTCAGAGCTAGGCAGGTTATTGCTTTAAAAGGTGATGATTGATTATAACTATATGATTTTTATAAGGGCGATTGTTGGCATTGACCTTGCTCTCTTTATATTGACAACGCGCTAGGCGCAATCATCAATATTAGAAAGGAATTTGCAATGCCAACTCCATGTTATATCTCTATCGAAGGTCAAACTCAGGGTCTTATCACTGCTGGCGCATGCACAGCAGATTCAATCGGTGATTCTTATGTAGAAGGTCATGAAGACGAAATGCTGGTTCAAGAGTTCGATCACAACGTGACTGTTCCAACGGATCCTCAATCAGGTCAACCTGCAGGCCAGCGTGTTCATAAAGCATTTAAGTTTACTGTATCGCTAAACAAAGCGGTTCCACTGCTATACAACGCATTGGCATCTGGCGAAAAAATGTCGACAGTTGAACTGAAATGGTACCGTACTTCTATCGAAGGTAAACAAGAGAACTTCTTTACCACTAAGCTAGAAAACGCATCCATCGTAGATATTCGTTGTGAAATGCCACACTGCCAAGATCCGACTAAATCGGACTTTACCCAAAATCTCACTGTTTCATTGACTTACCGTAAGATCACTTGGGACCACGTTAATGCGGGTACTTCGGGTTCAGATGACTGGCGCACACCTGTCGAAGCGTAATCCATCACGCTTGAAGCACTCATCGCTCACCCAAGAGGTGAGCGATAAATCGAACCTTAAGCCCAAGGCATCATAGTGGTGTTTTGAGCTTAAGGTTTTACTGTTTATAAAGAATAAAGGAAAAAACAGGATGGCAAGGCTAGGTTATTCAATAAAAATAGACGGAGTGGAAGACGATACGTTAGTCGTTCGACGCTTTGAAGGGCACGAATCCCTGTCAGACAGTTTGTTCAAAGGTCAACCCTGTTACGGCTTTAAATATTTTATCGAATTAGCAACTCGGCAAACGGATCTCACCCCCGATCAAGTTGTTGATAAAATGGCAGAACTGACTCTATATCGTGATGATGAAGTCGTACAACGCGTCAATGGCGTGGTTCGCAACTTTACTCAGGGCGATATTGGACACAACTACACATTTTATTCATTAACATTAGTGCCTGCGCTTGAGCGTTTGTCACTGCGTCAAAACAGCCGCCTGTTTCAACTCAAAACAGTGCCTGAAATCATTTCTATTCTGCTGCAAGAAATGGGAGTGACTGATTACGCATTTAACGTACAGCGTGAGTGTGCGCAGCGTGAGTTTTGTGTTCAGTATCGTGAAACAGATCTTGAATTAATCCACCGACTCGCAGCTGAAGAAGGCTTGGTGTATAGCTTTGTACATGAAGAGGGCAAACATACGTTGCTCTTCACTGATGGAACATCAAGCTTACCATCCATCACCAATGCCATTCCTTACAATGCGTTATCTGGCGGTACCAACGATACGCCTTATGTATCGCACTTTAACGCGCATACACAAAGTGATGTCAGCCGTACAGCGCTACAAGACTATAGTTTCAAAAAACCTAGCTATCAGTTCGCTCAAAGTGCTGAAGGTGCCAATATGGATTATCAGCTCACTGATAATTACGAACATTTTGATGCTCCTGGGCGCTTTAAAGATGATACATCAGGCAAAGCATTTAATAGTATTCGCCTAGAATTCCTGCGTCGTAATGCAAAAACGTTTACCGGTAAAGGCAACCAACCATTAATGAGGGCGGGTTACCAATTTACGCTGGAAGAACATCTTAATGATGAGATGAATAGTTCGTATTTGCTGGTGGCTGTTAGTCATCAAGGTGAGCAGCCTCAAGCACTTGAAGAAGAGTCTGGCAGTGGCGCGACGACTTACTCTAACCAATTTAAAGCAATCCCTTCAACCGTAAACTGGCAAGCAACACCACAGACGAAACCACAAGTTGATGGTCCTATGATTGCGCGTGTTGTTGGTCCTGAAGGTGAAGAAATTTTTTGTGATAAATATGGTCGCGTGAAAGTTCATTTCCCTTGGGATCGTTATTCTAATGCCGATGAACAAAGCTCGTGTTGGGTTAGGGTTTCTCAAGGCTGGGCAGGCCCTCAATACGGCACAATGGCGATTCCTCGCATCGGCCATGAAGTCATCGTGTCATTTTTAAATGGTGACCCTGATCAGCCAATTATTACTGGCCGTACCTATCATGCGACCAATACCCAACCCTATGTTTTGCCGGATAACAAAACTAAAACCGTGTTGCGTACCGAGACCCACCAAGGGGAAGGCTATAACGAATTAAGCTTTGAAGACCAAGCTGATAGCGAAAAGATTTTTGTTCATGCGCAAAAAGACTATGAAGCTTTGGTTGAAAATGATCACACCCAAGTGATTCATAACGATAAACATCTTACCGTTGACCGTCACAGTTACACCCAAGTCAAAAATAACCAACACCTGACGGTGAAAGGTGAAAGCCGTAATAACATTACCAAAGATAAAACCATTGATGTGACAGGCTCGCTCCATCAAAAGGTGACAGATAAAACCATTATCGACTCAGGTAGTGAAGTGCATCTAAAAGCTGGTAACAAGATTGTACTAGATGCTGGTGATGAACTTACCATCAGCGCATCAGGAAGTTTTATTAAATTAGACGCATCAGGCGTCACTGTCGTGGGGTCAGCCATTAATCTGAACTCCGGCGGTAGCGCGGGCGCAGGTTCAGGCTACGGCGGCTTAGTGGCTGCATTACCAACCTCCTTAGAAGATGTAGAGGCATTGGCTGAAGTGGCTGCACAGAGTGTCGCAGCATCGTTGACTCCTGCCGATCCAGCTCTTTATGCGTTGGCTAATCCTGCGCTAATTAGTGTTGAAGCGTTAGAACAAATTGCTATGGATAACACACCGTTGGCCAAAATGTGTCAAAGACAAGCTGATGGCACATGCTTAAGAACTGATTGTACTTGTATTGAAGGGGAGGATGCATGAGCCTATTCAGTAGTGTGAAAGCCCCACAAGGTCAGCAGTGGATGGTCGTTGATAAAATTCGAGTCCCAGATATTGAAGAATTGGCTTACCGATATTTACCGGACTTAGAATTAACGCAATTATTTCTTGGCACACCTTATGAACATCTAAATGAAATAGGCCCTGTTGCATTTAAGTACACCGCAGTGAAAGAGTTTGAAATGTTGTTGAGTAAGGAAAATGACATTAGAACCAGCAGCGTATTATTTTCTGTGGCAGAAGAAAAAGATCAAGAAATGCTCATCCAGCATTTACAGGCATTACATTATGTAATTGTAGATGACAGCCCTATGTTTTTTCGATTCTATTCAGTTCCTACTTGGGATGGTTTAACTATAGATCAACTAACTGAAAATGATATCAATACTGTATTAGGACCATTTGATTCATTAAGTTGGATCGGGGAAGGTTTAATCGTTAATACAATAAAAAGAAAACTAAATAATAAAAATAAAGAAATGAAATTTCCGTATAAGTTAACGTCAGAAATATTTAAAATGTTGGTATAAATCATGGCTAAAGATTACAAAAAATACACTATTAAAAAAGGTGATTGTTTATCTCTATTAGCAGAGAAATTCAATACTACAGTAGAAGAATTGCAAACTCTAAATTCTGAGCAAATAAAAGATATTGATTTAATTTATGCTGGAAACGAAATAGATACGCCTATTAAAAGTGATATAAAAATAGATCTTACAAAATCACCAGAAAAAAATGCGTCTAATAACGACTTATGCTCAGGAGGGGAGTATGTCGACATATTGTATGTGCCAGCAGACCCAACGAATGGGGAAAAACGTTATTATGCAATAACAGAAGAAGCACAGAAAGCAATAAAAAAAGAA
It encodes:
- a CDS encoding Hcp family type VI secretion system effector → MPTPCYISIEGQTQGLITAGACTADSIGDSYVEGHEDEMLVQEFDHNVTVPTDPQSGQPAGQRVHKAFKFTVSLNKAVPLLYNALASGEKMSTVELKWYRTSIEGKQENFFTTKLENASIVDIRCEMPHCQDPTKSDFTQNLTVSLTYRKITWDHVNAGTSGSDDWRTPVEA
- the glgB gene encoding 1,4-alpha-glucan branching protein GlgB, which encodes MNIMKKPSKLQLAYQALDNAHFSDPFGCLGPFVADKHIALRVWMPGASGVELLVEGEERIALEPEWDGGFILPSSRDLRFTHYQLAIDWEGNEQILDDPYQYHEVYAEYEDLHTPKTMYHHMGAQLVSIERDGKIINGTRFLVFAPNASSCSLIGSFNEWDGRRTPMQRLDYGIWGIFMPDLPEGTPYKFELKGPNGEGLPHRADPWGFYAEQYPSFASVTYDHNRYQWRDQQWLQRPVTEKRKQALSFYEIHVGSWRRGENNRFLNYRELADQLVPYLMGMGYTHVELMPVAEYPFYGSWGYQPVGLFAPTSRFGNPDDFKYFVDKCHQANIGVVLDWVPAHFPSDSHGLANFDGTPLYHDPDPRRGWHQDWNSYIYDMGKEHVRRFLVSNALYWFEQFHIDGIRVDAVASLLYLDYSRSHDQWIPNIDGGRENYEAIAMLKWMNEEVYKHFPNAMTIAEESTAYPGVSSPTFLGGLGFGFKWNMGWMHDSLEYMKEDPINRKYHHNTITFPLIYAYSENYILSLSHDEVVYGKQSLIYKMPGDEWQQTANLRAFFGYMYGQPGKKLNFMGAEFGQTSEWNHDDQLQWFLLDFARHKGIHKLIHDLNHLYRNEPALYELDNEPKGFEWRLTDAADISVLAHERMSEHGERILVITNFTPVPHENFRLGMPCAGSYQLILNTDDRRYDGSDFMVRSQVQTEKIDSEGLPQSLNLRLPPLATVYYKFLR
- a CDS encoding type VI secretion system Vgr family protein; the encoded protein is MARLGYSIKIDGVEDDTLVVRRFEGHESLSDSLFKGQPCYGFKYFIELATRQTDLTPDQVVDKMAELTLYRDDEVVQRVNGVVRNFTQGDIGHNYTFYSLTLVPALERLSLRQNSRLFQLKTVPEIISILLQEMGVTDYAFNVQRECAQREFCVQYRETDLELIHRLAAEEGLVYSFVHEEGKHTLLFTDGTSSLPSITNAIPYNALSGGTNDTPYVSHFNAHTQSDVSRTALQDYSFKKPSYQFAQSAEGANMDYQLTDNYEHFDAPGRFKDDTSGKAFNSIRLEFLRRNAKTFTGKGNQPLMRAGYQFTLEEHLNDEMNSSYLLVAVSHQGEQPQALEEESGSGATTYSNQFKAIPSTVNWQATPQTKPQVDGPMIARVVGPEGEEIFCDKYGRVKVHFPWDRYSNADEQSSCWVRVSQGWAGPQYGTMAIPRIGHEVIVSFLNGDPDQPIITGRTYHATNTQPYVLPDNKTKTVLRTETHQGEGYNELSFEDQADSEKIFVHAQKDYEALVENDHTQVIHNDKHLTVDRHSYTQVKNNQHLTVKGESRNNITKDKTIDVTGSLHQKVTDKTIIDSGSEVHLKAGNKIVLDAGDELTISASGSFIKLDASGVTVVGSAINLNSGGSAGAGSGYGGLVAALPTSLEDVEALAEVAAQSVAASLTPADPALYALANPALISVEALEQIAMDNTPLAKMCQRQADGTCLRTDCTCIEGEDA
- a CDS encoding DUF4123 domain-containing protein, which translates into the protein MSLFSSVKAPQGQQWMVVDKIRVPDIEELAYRYLPDLELTQLFLGTPYEHLNEIGPVAFKYTAVKEFEMLLSKENDIRTSSVLFSVAEEKDQEMLIQHLQALHYVIVDDSPMFFRFYSVPTWDGLTIDQLTENDINTVLGPFDSLSWIGEGLIVNTIKRKLNNKNKEMKFPYKLTSEIFKMLV